TGGATTTAGGGTATGAAAAAAGGCAAGTAGTCTCAGGAATTGCACAATATTATAAGCCAGAAGATTTAGTGGGTAGAAAAGTCATTTGCATTACGAACCTGAAACCAGTAAAGCTGCGTGGAGAAATGTCACAAGGAATGATCCTAGCAGGTTCAAAGGATGGATCACTCTCATTGGCAACAGTCGATCAGTCCCTTCCAAATGGTTCAAAGGTAAAATAATTTAACGATAGAAATGTCCCTTAATGTTTCACGTGAAACAATTTTCGAGACATTTCTATTTTTTTCTCACTATCATTCGACACAGCCATAAGAATATAAATAAAGGAGAAACAGTCATGTTATTTGATACACATGTCCATTTAAACGCGGAACAATTTGATGAGGATTTACAGGAAGTTATCGAGAGGGCAAAAGAAGCAGGGGTTTCCTATATGACAGTGGTTGGGTTCGACCGACCAACAATTAAGAGGGCTATGGATCTGGCAGAAGAGTACGAGTTTATCTATGCGTGCGTTGGCTGGCATCCTGTAGATGCAATTGATATGACAGATGAAGATTTGCTTTGGATCGAAGATTTAGCTGCCCATCCAAAGGTAGTGGCAATAGGAGAAATGGGCTTGGATTATCATTGGGACAAGTCTCCAAAAGACATCCAAAAGGAAGTATTTCGAAAGCAAATCCGATTGGCTAAGAAGGTAAAACTTCCGATTGTGATTCATAATCGGGAAGCAACAGCTGATATTGTAGAAATTTTAAAAGAAGAGGATGCTGGTGAAGTTGGAGGAATCATGCATTGCTTCAGCGGAAGCCCTGAGGTTGCCTTAGAATGTCTAAAAATGAATTTTCTTATCTCATTAGGGGGTCCGGTTACGTTCAAAAATGCCAAAAAGCCCAAAGAAGTGGCAGCTGTCGTTCCGTTAGAAAAACTGCTGATTGAAACAGACTGCCCCTATTTAGCGCCGCATCCTTATCGTGGAAAACGCAATGAACCAGGATATGTTAAGCTAGTAGCAGAGCAAATCGCAGAAATTAAAGGCATATCATTTGAAGAAGTTGCCATCGTCACGACTGCTAATGCAAAAAAATTATTCGACATAAACTGATAGACAAGCTTGTCGACTTTAATAGAAGCTTGTCCAAATTTTTTAATATAACTTAAAGTTCTACACGTCTCCTTTTCCTCATAGGATAACCGTGTCGATAAGTTTCCCTTTGCAAATTTCCCAACTATATGCATAATAGGAAATACGTTCACAACAAATGCAAGGGTTGACAGCCGGCAGCATGTTTCTCAATAATCTCTCCGAGAGAAGGAGGCGTTTTTCATCGTATTCAAAAACATGAAAAACCTGTTTTCCAAGTCTTTGAGTAGAAAAAGGTTGGCGATCACTTTTGCTAGTTTTGTAGTTTTAGCAGCACTTCTTGGTTTTTCGTACTATGAAGGATCTAAGTATACAGTTGCATTGACTCTTAACGGACAGCAAAAAGTAGTAAAAACGCATGCCAATACAGTTAAGGATGTATTCGCTCAACTTGAAATACCACTCAACTCAAAAGACTACTTGTCACCTTCAGCTGATGCTAAGGTGAAAGACAATCAAGTAATTGTCTGGAAACAAGCAAAGCAGGTTAAAATTGTCCAAGACAACGAGAAAAAAACGATATGGACAACAGCAGGTACGGTCGCTGAGCTACTAAAAGAGCAACAAATTGTATTGAACGAACATGATGAAATTTCACCCAAGCCGCAGGAAACAATCAAAAGCAAGATGGATATTCGCATTCAATCAGCTCTTCATCTTACACTAGTTGACGGCGGAAAAGAACAGCAAGTATGGTCCACTTCGGCTACGGTCGCTGACTTTTTAACACAACAGGGAATTAAACTTAATGAATTTGACCGAGTTGAACCGTCATTATCTGAGACAGTGAAAAAGGATGGCGTTGTTAACGTCATACGCGTAGAAAAAGTCACCGATGTAGTGGAAGAACCAGTTCACTTTGCCGTGATCACCAAGAAAGATGAGAGCTTGGAAAATGGAAAGCAAGTAACTGTCAAAGATGGCAGACAGGGGCTTATTTCAAGAGAATATGAAGTTATCTTGGAAAACGGTAAAGAAGTTTCAAGAAAATTAATTAGTGAGCAGAGTCTTATAGAGAAACTCGATAAAGTTGTGGCTGTTGGAACGAAGGAATTAGATATTCAAGTTTCCCGTGGAGCAGAAACTGGAACTGAGTTTTATGTTAATACTACTGCCTATACAGCCTATTGTAATGGCTGTTCAGGGGTAACAGCAACAGGATTTGATTTACGTGCAAATCCAAATGCAAAGATAATTGCTGTAGATCCTCGTGTGATTCCGCTGGGAACAAAGGTTTATGTAGAAGGTTATGGCTATGCTGTAGCGTCTGATACTGGTGGAGCAATAAAGGGACATAAAATTGATGTTTTCTTTCCATCGAAAGCGGAGGCATTCCGCTGGGGAGTTAGAAAGGTCAAGATTAAAATATTACAATAAGCTTAACTGTGCAGAGGTTTAAATAGCCTCTGCATTTTGCTTTTTCTCTAATATTCATTATACTTACAACGAATACATTAAGGTATTTACTTCATAATATGAAGGCATTTGTTAATATAGACGATGGACATTACAAAAATGTTTCAATTATTTTTCAAATTTTTTATTTTTTTGCTGTGTTAATCTAGGCTGTTGATTTGTGCTCCACTAAGGACTGCTTCTTTGAATAATCACCGCAGTGACAGGCCGTATCTGCCTGTCACGAGGCGCTTCGCTTTCCGCAGGCGGTTCAGGAAGCCTGTCTAGCTGCAGCGCCTAGCCCCTCGAGTCGCTTCGGTCCCAACGTTGAAGTCAAAGAACGACTTCATCGTCAGGCCCTCCAGCGCTTGTCGGGGCTGTACAAGGTGCTTCCGCTTTTCCTACTCCTCGGCGCTAAGAGATAAGCGGGGTCTCCCCTGTCCCGTCCTCCTGCAGGACACTGATTTACATCCTCGAATCCGCCCACGCACGAAGAAAATGCGATAGCATTTTCGAGGAGTCTCGCGCCTTCCGCACAAATCAACAGGGTACTAAAATCAACATTTAGCTTTAACACAGCTTATTTTTATATCATTCACGTACGGAGGAAATAATGAAGATTAAGGAATTCATTGTGGTGGAGGGAAAAGACGATACCACCACAATTAAACGAGCTGTTGATGCAGATACAATTGAAACAAATGGCTCTGCAATTAATGAAGAAACCATCGAAAAAATCAAAAGAGCACAAGAAACACGAGGGGTAATCATCTTTACAGACCCCGACTACCCAGGTGAAAAAATCAGGAAAACGATTGCTGAAAAAGTACCTGGCGCAAAACACGCTTTTTTACCGAAAGAAGTCGCAATCGCTAAAAATGGAAAAGGTCTGGGTGTTGAACATGCCTCTTTAGAAGCAATAAGAAACGCATTAAGAGACGCACAAATCATGTCAGATACGATTAAAGAGGAAATCACACAAGAGGACTTAATGACAGCGGGACTCATTGGGGGAGCAGGATCAAAAGAGCGAAGGGTCATGTTGGGAAAACTTTTGAAAATTGGTTATACCAATGGAAAGCAGCTTTATAAAAGATTGATGATGTTTCAAATCAGCAGGCGGGAATTTGCAGAGGCACTCGCAGTTGTGATACAGGAGGAAAAAAATGAATAAAGACATAGCTACACCAATTCGAACACGAGCCATCCTTGAAAAATATGGATTTTCTTTTAAGAAAAGTCTGGGCCAAAACTTTTTAATTGATACAAATATCTTACATAGAATTGTTGACTTTGCAGAAATGGGTGATAATTCAGGGGCGATTGAAATTGGTCCTGGTATTGGTGCACTGACAGAACAGCTTGCCCGCAGGAGTAAAAAAGTGGTTGCTTTTGAAATCGACCAAAGATTACTGCCGATATTATCTGACACTCTTTCGCCGTATGAAAATGTAAAAGTTATCCATAAAGATATACTTGAAGCAGATGTTCAGGAGGTCATAGATACAGAATTTTCGAATTTCGATGATCTTATGGTTGTTGCCAATCTCCCATACTACGTGACGACTCCAATTATTATGAAGCTGCTAGAGGAACAGATTCCAATACGAGGTATCGTGTGTATGCTTCAA
This Neobacillus sp. YX16 DNA region includes the following protein-coding sequences:
- the rnmV gene encoding ribonuclease M5, translating into MKIKEFIVVEGKDDTTTIKRAVDADTIETNGSAINEETIEKIKRAQETRGVIIFTDPDYPGEKIRKTIAEKVPGAKHAFLPKEVAIAKNGKGLGVEHASLEAIRNALRDAQIMSDTIKEEITQEDLMTAGLIGGAGSKERRVMLGKLLKIGYTNGKQLYKRLMMFQISRREFAEALAVVIQEEKNE
- a CDS encoding TatD family hydrolase, with protein sequence MLFDTHVHLNAEQFDEDLQEVIERAKEAGVSYMTVVGFDRPTIKRAMDLAEEYEFIYACVGWHPVDAIDMTDEDLLWIEDLAAHPKVVAIGEMGLDYHWDKSPKDIQKEVFRKQIRLAKKVKLPIVIHNREATADIVEILKEEDAGEVGGIMHCFSGSPEVALECLKMNFLISLGGPVTFKNAKKPKEVAAVVPLEKLLIETDCPYLAPHPYRGKRNEPGYVKLVAEQIAEIKGISFEEVAIVTTANAKKLFDIN
- a CDS encoding G5 and 3D domain-containing protein → MKNLFSKSLSRKRLAITFASFVVLAALLGFSYYEGSKYTVALTLNGQQKVVKTHANTVKDVFAQLEIPLNSKDYLSPSADAKVKDNQVIVWKQAKQVKIVQDNEKKTIWTTAGTVAELLKEQQIVLNEHDEISPKPQETIKSKMDIRIQSALHLTLVDGGKEQQVWSTSATVADFLTQQGIKLNEFDRVEPSLSETVKKDGVVNVIRVEKVTDVVEEPVHFAVITKKDESLENGKQVTVKDGRQGLISREYEVILENGKEVSRKLISEQSLIEKLDKVVAVGTKELDIQVSRGAETGTEFYVNTTAYTAYCNGCSGVTATGFDLRANPNAKIIAVDPRVIPLGTKVYVEGYGYAVASDTGGAIKGHKIDVFFPSKAEAFRWGVRKVKIKILQ
- the rsmA gene encoding 16S rRNA (adenine(1518)-N(6)/adenine(1519)-N(6))-dimethyltransferase RsmA, with the translated sequence MNKDIATPIRTRAILEKYGFSFKKSLGQNFLIDTNILHRIVDFAEMGDNSGAIEIGPGIGALTEQLARRSKKVVAFEIDQRLLPILSDTLSPYENVKVIHKDILEADVQEVIDTEFSNFDDLMVVANLPYYVTTPIIMKLLEEQIPIRGIVCMLQKEVADRISAKPGTKEYGSLSIAVQYYTKAETVMIVPKTVFVPQPNVDSAVIRLTRREKPAVIVKDEKFFFQVTRASFAQRRKTLLNNLTSQLQDGKEKKDEIIRALNAAGIDPTRRGETLSVEEFGKLSDELYTYFQ